In Arsenicicoccus dermatophilus, a genomic segment contains:
- a CDS encoding DUF3073 domain-containing protein, which yields MGRGRAKAKQTKVARELKYFTPDTDLSALERELHASSQRESGETRTTQDDEDDYDDYDGWAASGR from the coding sequence ATGGGGCGCGGCCGGGCCAAGGCCAAGCAGACAAAGGTCGCCCGGGAGCTGAAGTACTTCACTCCCGACACCGATCTGAGTGCTCTTGAGCGAGAACTGCACGCATCGTCGCAGCGTGAGTCGGGCGAGACCCGCACCACGCAGGACGACGAGGACGACTACGACGACTACGACGGCTGGGCAGCCAGCGGGCGCTGA
- a CDS encoding BldC family transcriptional regulator: MPQRDQDGEKLLTPAEVAELFRVDPKTVTRWAKAGKLNSIRTLGGHRRYRETEIRALLEGVGEGTRLAH; the protein is encoded by the coding sequence ATGCCGCAGCGCGATCAGGACGGCGAGAAGCTGCTGACGCCGGCCGAGGTGGCCGAGCTCTTCCGGGTGGACCCCAAGACGGTCACCCGGTGGGCCAAGGCCGGCAAGCTCAACTCGATCCGCACCCTGGGCGGGCACCGCAGGTACCGGGAGACGGAGATCCGCGCGCTCCTCGAGGGGGTCGGGGAGGGCACCCGACTCGCCCACTGA
- a CDS encoding SatD family protein, which translates to MSGQQSGAALLDDAYVMLGDLVRSRAAGDRMALHETVVRALARTEALVPAVMAPTVTVGDEFQGVYATAGDAVLASLVVRLLLLPDVDARCGLGRGRVQVLDGTRTPPLQDGPAWWAARQAIEEAERRGARPATRSCRSWYAHGPGASADGEAGIRAVLVLRDEVVAALDDRARRVLLGGLSDLTQTMIAKQEGITQSAVSQIVSRGGLAAVIEAHRLLREADRPA; encoded by the coding sequence ATGTCAGGGCAGCAGTCCGGGGCCGCGCTCCTCGACGACGCGTACGTCATGCTCGGCGACCTCGTGCGGTCCCGCGCGGCCGGCGACCGGATGGCCCTGCACGAGACGGTGGTGCGGGCGCTGGCGCGGACCGAGGCCCTGGTGCCGGCCGTGATGGCGCCGACGGTGACGGTGGGGGACGAGTTCCAGGGGGTCTACGCGACGGCGGGCGATGCGGTCCTGGCGTCCCTGGTCGTGCGGCTGCTGCTGCTCCCCGACGTGGACGCGCGGTGCGGCCTCGGGCGCGGGCGGGTGCAGGTCCTGGACGGCACACGCACCCCACCGCTGCAGGACGGCCCGGCGTGGTGGGCCGCGCGCCAGGCGATCGAGGAGGCCGAGCGGCGGGGCGCGCGGCCGGCGACCCGGTCCTGCCGCAGCTGGTATGCCCACGGGCCGGGAGCGTCCGCGGACGGCGAAGCCGGCATACGGGCCGTGCTCGTGCTGCGGGACGAGGTCGTGGCCGCGCTCGACGATCGCGCCAGGAGGGTGCTCCTGGGGGGTCTGTCGGACCTGACCCAGACAATGATCGCGAAGCAGGAGGGCATCACCCAGTCCGCCGTGTCCCAGATCGTCTCCCGGGGCGGGCTGGCTGCGGTGATCGAGGCCCATCGCCTGCTGCGGGAGGCCGACCGGCCTGCCTGA
- a CDS encoding protein kinase domain-containing protein — MSADTVLAGRYRLDRSIGRGGMGQVWSAHDLRLQRQVAVKTVDLAAAGDDVAAARFQQEAQATAALSHPNIVTIFDNGMDGTTAFLVMELLAGPSLEELVQDEGPLPVDQALEHAQDTASALGAAHRAGIVHRDIKPSNLMLDARGALKIVDFGIARLDQARTSRLTATAMVIGSAPYLSPEQATGGIASPQSDLYSLGCVLMALLTGEPPFEGEHALAILHQHLSATPPRPSDLRPGVPAAVDDLVAQLLAKRPEERPASAGDVAARIAAIRRGVAPRTTVLPQAGAAAATTVLPPSAGAGGAPVRPPTTGAAQVAGPVTVPATHPTTGATPQPMTGTAGVVPEPRRRRGGLAALLFVLLLLAATVGLLWKLGILSGTGTPATPAPTTTPVPAVTTATTTTEEPTPTATTTTRRPRRTSPAHTRTATTRPTVTVTETPRTPTDTPTDVSPTPDPTWTTAATASVGALRQAVDAATLPKPLERDVNSTLDRLSGAVDKADAAAARDAIGELDSTLREAAEQGVVDDGTETLVTGALNAVNQLLPPA, encoded by the coding sequence ATGAGTGCAGACACGGTGCTGGCGGGACGCTATCGACTGGACCGCTCCATCGGTCGCGGCGGCATGGGACAGGTGTGGTCGGCGCACGACCTGCGACTGCAGCGGCAGGTCGCGGTCAAGACCGTCGACCTGGCCGCGGCCGGCGACGACGTAGCGGCGGCCCGCTTCCAGCAGGAGGCCCAGGCGACCGCCGCCCTGTCCCACCCCAACATCGTCACGATCTTCGACAACGGGATGGACGGCACCACGGCCTTCCTCGTGATGGAGCTGCTCGCCGGACCGAGCCTGGAGGAGCTGGTCCAGGACGAGGGCCCTCTGCCGGTGGACCAGGCGCTGGAGCATGCCCAGGACACCGCCTCGGCGCTCGGGGCCGCCCATCGGGCCGGGATCGTGCACCGCGACATCAAGCCGAGCAACCTCATGCTCGACGCCCGCGGGGCGCTCAAGATCGTGGACTTCGGCATCGCCCGCCTGGACCAGGCGCGCACCAGCCGACTCACCGCCACGGCCATGGTCATCGGCAGTGCCCCCTACCTGTCGCCCGAGCAGGCGACGGGCGGGATCGCGAGCCCGCAGAGCGACCTGTACTCCCTCGGGTGCGTGCTCATGGCGCTGCTGACGGGAGAGCCGCCGTTCGAGGGCGAGCATGCCCTGGCGATCCTGCACCAGCACCTCAGTGCGACCCCGCCGCGTCCCTCCGACCTGCGCCCCGGCGTCCCGGCCGCCGTCGACGACCTGGTCGCCCAGCTGCTCGCCAAGCGCCCCGAGGAGCGCCCCGCCAGCGCCGGTGACGTGGCTGCCCGGATCGCGGCCATCCGCCGAGGTGTGGCCCCCCGGACCACGGTGCTGCCGCAGGCCGGCGCAGCCGCGGCCACGACCGTGCTGCCCCCCTCGGCCGGTGCCGGAGGCGCCCCGGTCCGCCCTCCCACGACCGGCGCGGCGCAGGTTGCGGGGCCGGTGACGGTTCCCGCCACGCACCCCACGACCGGCGCCACGCCGCAGCCCATGACCGGGACCGCGGGGGTCGTGCCGGAGCCGCGGCGACGTCGCGGTGGGCTGGCAGCGCTCCTGTTCGTCCTCCTGCTCCTGGCGGCGACGGTCGGGCTGCTGTGGAAGCTGGGGATCCTGTCGGGCACCGGCACCCCCGCGACGCCTGCCCCCACCACGACCCCGGTCCCGGCGGTCACCACTGCCACCACCACGACCGAGGAACCCACGCCGACGGCCACGACCACCACCCGCAGGCCCCGCCGCACCAGCCCCGCGCACACGAGGACCGCCACCACGCGGCCCACCGTGACCGTGACGGAGACGCCGAGGACTCCCACGGACACCCCCACAGACGTGAGCCCGACCCCGGATCCCACCTGGACCACCGCGGCCACCGCATCGGTCGGCGCCCTCCGCCAGGCCGTGGACGCGGCCACCCTGCCCAAGCCCTTGGAGCGCGACGTCAACAGCACCCTCGACCGGTTGTCCGGCGCGGTGGACAAGGCAGATGCGGCGGCGGCACGGGACGCGATCGGCGAGCTGGACTCGACCCTCCGCGAGGCTGCTGAGCAGGGCGTCGTCGACGACGGCACCGAGACGCTGGTGACAGGTGCGCTCAACGCCGTGAACCAGCTGCTGCCACCTGCCTGA
- a CDS encoding SGNH/GDSL hydrolase family protein has protein sequence MPPARGFPTVVFYGDSIVTGWRGISAPQRRWSSLVCAELGWREVNLALDGMGFCRRRGPRDAAGQLTASTTDTTLLDAAVRLGPDAVVVCLSANDLEYVEADADQVEECVRRDFRELTIGLPGVPVVAVTYFRGTALGWRGLRIIANVERACAEYGAIYVDEFRRVVDGDPRLLSWDGIHPNDAGHRALADCILPTLRALDLDVDPMAAGA, from the coding sequence ATGCCTCCGGCTCGAGGGTTTCCCACGGTGGTCTTCTACGGCGACTCCATCGTCACCGGCTGGCGCGGCATCTCGGCCCCCCAGCGTCGGTGGAGCAGTCTCGTGTGCGCCGAGCTCGGCTGGCGCGAGGTCAACCTCGCCTTGGACGGGATGGGCTTCTGCCGACGTCGAGGACCACGGGACGCCGCCGGCCAGCTGACCGCCTCCACCACCGACACCACCCTGCTGGACGCTGCTGTCCGGCTCGGCCCGGACGCGGTCGTGGTGTGCCTGAGCGCCAACGACCTGGAGTACGTCGAGGCCGACGCCGACCAGGTCGAGGAGTGCGTCCGACGTGACTTCCGGGAGCTGACGATCGGACTGCCAGGAGTGCCCGTCGTGGCGGTGACCTACTTCCGCGGAACGGCCCTCGGCTGGCGCGGCCTGCGGATCATCGCCAACGTGGAGCGGGCCTGTGCCGAGTACGGCGCGATCTACGTGGATGAGTTCCGGCGCGTGGTCGACGGTGACCCCCGCCTGCTGAGCTGGGACGGCATACACCCCAACGACGCCGGGCATCGTGCGCTCGCCGACTGCATCCTGCCCACCCTGCGGGCTCTCGACCTGGACGTCGACCCCATGGCGGCCGGAGCCTGA